CAAGATCACGTTCGCCAAAGATAGATTCTTTGTATGCTGGGAATGCACCGCGTTCTTTTGCAAGCTGTTTTGATGCAGTTCGACCCTCTGCTTGAATGAACTCCATAATCTTCTCAGCAAGGTTGAGTGCTTCCTGACTGTTGTATGGAATATTCAACTGGAACAGCAAGTCTGCCCACCCCATAACACCGAGACCTATTTTGCGGTTCATGGTTACCATTTCGGTAATACGCTCTAGTGGGAAACGGGAGGCGTCAATGACGTTATCGAGGAAGCGAACTGCAAGGTGTACAACTCGATTGAGCTTGTCCCAATCTATGGAGATAGGTTGCTCGTCATCTTGTTTTACCATTACGCCCAGGTTGATTGAGCCGAGGTTACAAGCTTCGTAAGGAAGAAGCGGTTGTTCACCACAAGGGTTAGTGGATTCTATCTGACCAAGCGCTGGAGTCGGGTTGTCGCGGTTGATGCGATCAAGAAATACAATTCCAGGATCTCCTTTTTCCCATGCTTTCTGAACCAGAATTTCAAAAACTTCACGGGCATTCAATGAGCCTGCGACTTCACTGTCGTGCGGGTTGACCAGATCATAGTCTTCATTGTTTTCGACGGCTTTCATGAAATTTTCAGTAAGTGCTACTGAAAAATTGAAGTTATTGAACTCACCTTCTCGTTCTTTAGCACGGATAAATTCTATAATATCTGGATGATCCACGCGGAGTATGCCCATGTTTGCACCTCGTCGTGTTCCCCCCTGCTTGATCTGTTCAGTTGCTGTATTAAAAATGCGTATAAAAGAAACAGGGCCGGAGGCGACACCGCCGGTAGAGCCTACACGGGAATCTTTAGGACGTAGACGGGAGAATGAGAAGCCAGTTCCGCCACCGGATTTATGGATCATTGCAGCATACTTAACTGCATCAAAAATTTCTTCGATTGAGTCGCCAACAGGTAATACAAAGCAGGCAGCAAGCTGGCCGAGTGGGGTGCCTGCGTTCATGAGTGTCGGTGAGTTGGGTAAAAACTCCATATTTGTCATCATGGAGTAAAAATCTTTTGCAAGCGTATCTGGAGTGACCGTAGTGTTTTCGTATTTGCTTTCTTCTGATGCGATGGCAAAAGCAACGCGCCAGAAGAGCTTGGTTGCATCTTCGATAGGATTACCATCTATGTCTTTGCGGTAATAACGTCTTGCTAGAACAATTTCGGCATTGTCATTCATTGTTCTGTACTCAACGTCAGCCGGGATATGCAGTTCAGTCATTTTGCTTGCACCTTATTCTGTAATGTATCGTAATCTTAATTAAAGCCTCAATTAGTAATGATTACTATATTAAATAACGTGAAGTTGCCATATAAAAATGATAATTCATGAATAGTAGCGTTTTTACTACAAAAATTCCTTAAAAAAAAATTGGTTGAGCCTTCAGTATAATGATCAGTTAATCACTTACCTAGTAACAAAGCTCTGATTTTTGTAGCTCAGATAGGAAGTTTGACTGAAATTCTATGACGGCATAGGCTTAAACTTGGTTGTAAAACCAAACTTAGCTCATGGAAGGTAAAAATGTTGAAACAAGTTTTGATAGGTGTTGTCTGTGCGGTTGTTTTTTCAGCGGCCTTGGCTACATATGGCGTTTTTGATGTGCATATTATTGCATACGCATTAGCAATATGGGCTGTTGCATGCATGTTCATGCGTGGAAATAAGGCGCTGTATATTACTGGTGCATTTGTGCTGGTTACTCTCGTAGCGTGGGGAGGTGTTAGCATAAGTGGATTGGCTGAAGAGAATGCGACAACCCCAGAACAGTATCTTGCTGAATACAACCCAAGTTTGGCCTTGTTCACGTTTGCGCCAAGCCGTCAGTTGCAGATGAAGCAAACAGCAGGTTTGCTGGCACGTATTGACTCAAGAGTTGAACCTGTTGCCCGTGATATTTCATTTGTTACTGACAAAAATGGTCTTCGTAATTCTAATGGAGTAAACAACCCTAACGTGCTGCTTATTGGCGGCAGCTTTGTCGTAGGTAATGGTAATACGCAGTCTTCTCTTATTAGCGATATTTTGCGCGATCAATACAGTGTTGAAGCGTATAACATTGCGACTCCTGGAAGCCTTGATGAGCAGGCGTTTCTTGCTTTGATGCTCATGAAAGAGCAGCAGTTGGTTAAGAATGGCGTACTCTTTGTTTTTGAAGGCGAAGATTTTAAACCGTTCAGCTCAGAGGTGCATTATCCCCTTAAGCGCCTTGTTAACTACCTTGGAAATAATGAGCTAGGACGCTTATTACGTGAATATCGTGGTGACTTTTTGGCGAACAGTGCTGATAGCGTAGGCGTTGTCTCATACCCGATTGGTGGAAGTAACTTAGCATTTTCTGAAGCGTATGTTGCAGAAACACTTGTAACCAAATATGAGGCAGATCCTAAATTTGAAGAATTGCTGGCATCCCTTAGTGATAAGGCTGGCCTTGTGAAGGCAGTGGTGTTCGTTCCGACAAAGTATCGAGTGTATGCTTCTCTTCTTGGAGGTACAATTGCACAGGTTCCTGAGTCTCCAAAGTTGGCAGCGCTGCGCGCAATGTCTGAGAAGCATGTATTTAAAGTTTATGATCTTACTCCGCATCTTCAGGCTAAAGCAATTGCAGAGTGGGGGCAGCGTAAGCAATTGATCTGGTGGACGGATGATGTTTACTGGAATGAATCTGGTGCAGAAGTGGCTGCTGAATTAGTGAAGGAAATCTTACTTGGTAACAAGTAGCTATTAAAGAAAGTACTTTTTCTAACTTGTCCTTGCTTTTGCACTCAATAGAGGTCTAAGGGGCGAAAATTAAAGTAAAAAAGCCGTGTTAATTTCCCGCAAAACAGGAATTAGCGCGGCTTTTTTACAAAATATAATAGAAAATTCCACTTTTAGCGCAATTCTATCTCAGAAATGATTGACATAAAGGCCGTATATCTGCATAGAATCAAAGCTATACATTACAAAGGCTTGTCTAGGGGGAGAACCATTTCGCAAGGAGGAAACTCTCATGCTAACGAAAGCTGAGTTTGTTGTAGCTCTTAAAGACACCCTGCCAGAAGTTTTTGAAACTAAAGTTAGTGCTGAAAAAGCGTACGATGCATTTTGTAAAGTGCTGACTAAAGGCGTCGTAAGTGAACAGGGTGTTCGTCTTCCTAATGTTGGTGCATTTTCTGTTTATGACCGTGCGGAACGTACCGGCCGCAATCCACAGACTGGTCAGCCTATGACCATTCCAGCTCGCAAAGTAGTGAAATTTTCACCAGCTAAAGCACTTATGGAAAGCGTTAATAAGTAGTTTTTTACTCAAAGGGTCGTCACTTTTGGCGACCTTTTGACATCTCTCTTCTTTCTTCCCTATCTACTTCACATCGTTACTGATCTGCAACTTATCATAGGTTGCGGTTTTTCTCTTTAGTTTGTTTACTTATAAAAAACAGTAGCACCCTGCATAAATAATCCTTTTACAATACAGTATATTGTAAATTAATCACAATTTGCAGCATAGAACTGAGAGAGCATCATGGCGCCGGCTTGCGCAACATTAAGAGAGTCGAATCCGTGTGCCATAGGAATAAACAGGGATACATCCAGTCGCTTCGCGACGTTTGGGCGGATACCTTTTTCTTCATTTCCCAGTACAAGAACTGCAGGCGTGTGGAGTTTTGCTTTAAACAAGTTTTCTGCGCCTTCTTTGTATTCTGCACCGTAAACGAAGTATCCCATTTTTTTAGCAAGTTCTAATGTGCGTGAGATATTAGTGGCTTTTGCAACAGAAAGCTTACCAAGTGCTCCGGCGGAAGCTTTTGCAGCAGCTGCGCCCAGAAAAGAAGCATTGTGTTTAGGAATAATCATGCCCCCTGCTCCGATTCCATAAATGGTACGGGCAAGAGTCCCTGCGTTACCCGGATCCTGAACTTGATCCAGAACAACAACAAGCGGTAGTTCCGCTTCCA
The DNA window shown above is from Halodesulfovibrio marinisediminis DSM 17456 and carries:
- a CDS encoding vitamin B12-dependent ribonucleotide reductase, whose product is MTELHIPADVEYRTMNDNAEIVLARRYYRKDIDGNPIEDATKLFWRVAFAIASEESKYENTTVTPDTLAKDFYSMMTNMEFLPNSPTLMNAGTPLGQLAACFVLPVGDSIEEIFDAVKYAAMIHKSGGGTGFSFSRLRPKDSRVGSTGGVASGPVSFIRIFNTATEQIKQGGTRRGANMGILRVDHPDIIEFIRAKEREGEFNNFNFSVALTENFMKAVENNEDYDLVNPHDSEVAGSLNAREVFEILVQKAWEKGDPGIVFLDRINRDNPTPALGQIESTNPCGEQPLLPYEACNLGSINLGVMVKQDDEQPISIDWDKLNRVVHLAVRFLDNVIDASRFPLERITEMVTMNRKIGLGVMGWADLLFQLNIPYNSQEALNLAEKIMEFIQAEGRTASKQLAKERGAFPAYKESIFGERDLGPYRNATVTTIAPTGTLSIIAGCSSGIEPLFALSFARHVMDGEKLVETNPYFKTALEERGCYSRKLMDAITEKGTIVDIDYLPEDLRKVFVTAMDIEAEYHLKMQAAFQKYTDNAVSKTVNVPKEATVDDIRSIYWLAYEQGCKGVTVYRDGSLQSQVLCTESPEREEAPEPVRLKVERPEIVYGFTQKVETGLGVLYVTINEIDGKPFELFTTIGKSGRSITAKAEAIGRLVSLALRAGIEPIDIVRQLKGIGGEHPVFKKKGLLLSIPDAIAWILENRYLKSSVSVHSTNGLTKQLCPDCGGELIFEEGCNKCYSCGYTKCG
- a CDS encoding HU family DNA-binding protein, with translation MLTKAEFVVALKDTLPEVFETKVSAEKAYDAFCKVLTKGVVSEQGVRLPNVGAFSVYDRAERTGRNPQTGQPMTIPARKVVKFSPAKALMESVNK
- a CDS encoding TrmH family RNA methyltransferase yields the protein MNDNYNENTEAILPGVKPVAEHLASSPEQVDSVLIRKDKRGADITKITDLCKKHKIRFTFVQEQSLSKLFDGNHQGVIAKIFKAGFKSEDEVLAEALEAELPLVVVLDQVQDPGNAGTLARTIYGIGAGGMIIPKHNASFLGAAAAKASAGALGKLSVAKATNISRTLELAKKMGYFVYGAEYKEGAENLFKAKLHTPAVLVLGNEEKGIRPNVAKRLDVSLFIPMAHGFDSLNVAQAGAMMLSQFYAANCD